Genomic segment of Xanthobacter dioxanivorans:
TTGAGCGCCATCGCGCCGCGATCAGTCGTGAAGTCGTAGGCGCGCAGCCAGTTCTGGCGGACGATGATGGCGTCGGAGGGGATCGAGCGGACCTGCTCGATGAAACGCGCGAGGTGAAAGGCGATTTGCGGGTCGGTCGGGCGATAGTCGGCGACCGCTGGCGCTACCGCCTGCGCTTGACCGAGCCGGTCGACCTGCACCACCCAGGGTACGACCGTGCCACGCGCTGATTGCCAGACGAGCGCGGCAGCGAAGCCGGCCGAAAGGATCAGCGATCCGAAGGCCATGAGGCGCCAGTTCTTGGCCTGGACGCGAGCGCCGCCGATACGATCGTCCCAGACCTGGGCGGCCCGCTGGTAAGGCGTCTCTGGTTCGGGGGACTTGCCGTAGTGAGTGGAGGGTCGTTTGAACATCAGCGGTCGCTTTCGGAGAGGTTGATGGAGGAGCCGCCGCCGTGGCTGTCGCCGCTGCGAACGGCATGGGCGGCCGCTGTCACGCCGTGGCTCAGCGTTTGGGAGCGCTTCATGCGGCGAGCCCAGGCCGGTGGTCCGTCAGCCGGTGCGGCCGCCTCGGCCGTGCCCCCGCCGATCGTGCCCATGGTCGAGGTGCCACCGGTGGCTTCGAAGGCGGAT
This window contains:
- the trbF gene encoding conjugal transfer protein TrbF produces the protein MFKRPSTHYGKSPEPETPYQRAAQVWDDRIGGARVQAKNWRLMAFGSLILSAGFAAALVWQSARGTVVPWVVQVDRLGQAQAVAPAVADYRPTDPQIAFHLARFIEQVRSIPSDAIIVRQNWLRAYDFTTDRGAMALNDYARSNDPFTKVGRQQVAVDVSSVIRASPDSFRVAWTERRYENGQLAETTRWTAILTIVVQVPRNADRLRANPLGIYVNAINWSRELGQ